One genomic region from Kamptonema formosum PCC 6407 encodes:
- a CDS encoding response regulator: MQDKQTLNSDRKLNLLVIDDEESIFEVIEGLLYREGYNFTYVGSGKEALNRIDEIQPDVMLLDVMMPEIDGIETCQLIKSNHRWCHIPIIMVTALSSKEDLARSLEAGADDFLSKPINSIELRARVRSMLRIKLQYDALAATQRLRTLNLFSAFVN; the protein is encoded by the coding sequence ATGCAAGATAAACAAACTTTGAATAGCGATCGCAAACTGAACTTATTAGTGATCGACGACGAAGAAAGCATATTTGAAGTCATCGAAGGATTGCTCTATCGCGAGGGATATAATTTCACCTATGTAGGTAGCGGCAAAGAAGCCTTAAATCGTATAGATGAGATTCAACCCGATGTCATGTTGTTGGATGTGATGATGCCAGAGATAGACGGGATCGAAACTTGCCAGCTAATTAAATCTAATCACCGGTGGTGTCACATTCCGATTATTATGGTGACAGCACTGAGTTCCAAAGAAGATTTAGCTCGCTCTCTTGAAGCTGGTGCCGATGATTTTTTGTCGAAACCGATTAACAGTATAGAACTAAGAGCTCGCGTTCGCTCAATGTTGCGGATCAAGCTACAGTACGACGCTTTAGCTGCAACACAAAGGCTGAGAACTCTGAATTTATTCAGTGCCTTTGTCAATTAA